In a genomic window of Rhododendron vialii isolate Sample 1 chromosome 12a, ASM3025357v1:
- the LOC131310982 gene encoding bidirectional sugar transporter N3-like, which produces MGGFSSHNLAFAFGLLGNVISFFVFLSPLPTFYKIYKKKSTEGFQSVPYVVALFSAMLLMYYAFLKDSDGILIITINSFGCLVETVYIVVYLFYAPKMTKVYTIKLLSLMTVGFSLIVILTQFLAKGPTCLQIVGWICLVFSVSVFVAPLCILKQVIRTQSIEYMPFSLSLSLTLNAVMWFFYGLLIKDFNVAIPNVLGFIFGIIQMVLYGIYKRKGTKKLALVLEGQKIMATIDAHQMLEKQVIADQVIDVAMLSEMVAVCQETVPLALCAANELDDHTAAELVLAKAN; this is translated from the exons atgggTGGTTTCTCTTCCCACAATTTGGCCTTTGCATTTGGCCTTCTAG GAAACGTTATCTCATTCTTCGTGTTTCTTTCACCGCT GCCAACCTTCTACAAAATATACAAGAAGAAATCAACTGAAGGGTTCCAATCAGTCCCCTACGTTGTTGCCTTGTTCAGTGCCATGTTGTTGATGTACTATGCATTTCTCAAGGACAGCGATGGCATTCTTATCATCACTATCAACTCATTTGGTTGCTTGGTCGAGACGGTTTACATCGTCGTTTACCTCTTCTATGCACCCAAGATGACTAAG GTCTACACAATCAAACTACTTTCGCTGATGACTGTCGGTTTCAGCCTAATCGTTATCCTAACTCAATTTCTTGCAAAAGGCCCAACTTGCCTCCAGATTGTTGGTTGGATTTGCCTGGTGTTTTCTGTGAGCGTATTTGTTGCACCTCTCTGCATATTG AAACAAGTGATACGAACCCAAAGCATAGAGTACATGCCCTTTTCCCTATCCCTTTCCCTCACTCTGAACGCGGTCATGTGGTTCTTCTACGGCCTTCTAATCAAAGACTTCAACGTTGCT ATTCCAAATGTGCTTGGCTTCATCTTCGGGATAATTCAGATGGTGCTTTACGGGATTTACAAGAGAAAAGGCACGAAGAAATTAGCATTGGTCCTCGAGGGGCAAAAGATCATGGCCACGATCGATGCTCATCAAATGCTGGAGAAGCAAGTGATTGCGGATCAAGTGATCGATGTCGCGATGCTGAGCGAGATGGTGGCCGTTTGTCAAGAGACCGTTCCACTGGCGCTTTGTGCTGCCAATGAACTGGACGATCATACTGCTGCAGAGCTTGTGTTGGCTAAGGCAAATTAA